A window of Nicotiana sylvestris chromosome 8, ASM39365v2, whole genome shotgun sequence genomic DNA:
TCATCGCATTTTCAGATTGGCTGAGAATTTATGTATGAATCTGATTTTGTCGTTGAGAGATTTTTTCTCTGTGAAGAGGGAAAGGAAGGTAGGAATATTTCTCCAGCTGAACTTTTGTGAATGCTCTGTAACTCAAATTATAACTTTTTTATGCAGGGTCCAACTGAGTTTACTGAGACTTTAAATAGAATAACAATTGTTACTCTTGCAATCATAATCAAAACTTGTGGAATCGGGGAGTTTGATCAGTTACTGTATCTTCAGACAATGCTAGAACAGATTCTAGCAACTAGCCAGCATACCTGGTCTGAGAAAACTTTGCGCtactttccttcaattttacgCGATGCTTTGAGTGGGCGAATGGATAAAAGGGGCTTGGCAATCCATGCATGGCAGCAGGTATATGAAATGGagacaatttaactttaaatttccCAAATTTACCCTTAATGGCATGCTTCTTAGACACATATATGCTATGTCatgtttaagaccacaagttttaaaagtctttttttttctttcttaaattcggTGCCTAGTCAAACGCCACCACATGATTGGAAAAGGCGAAAGTACTTATTTTACTCAAGTTTATTAAAATTTATTTCTGTCAGAATTACCTGTGCATCTCATGCAGTTGCCAGTTTTAAATGCTGTAATCTTAATGATTGAATTTATTCCCAGCTGCTTTGTGAGGAGTCAAATTGCTAATGAGTGATCTCCGGAAGTAAACAAGTATAAAGAAAGGAAAAGATTATGATTTAAGACTATAGGTTTATTTGTTGTCATTAAACAGTATATGGTTCAGGGAAAAATAAGAGACAATATTCGTGAATTTGAGGTATTTTGCAAACCACTGGCAAGATGTTTCCTGTATAAGTTTGCTCATGTTGTTTTTTCTGGAGAGCTTACAATTGACTTCAAGATGTTTTATCTGCAGGCAGAAACAACTGTTATCAATCAATGCACACAACTTCTTTCTCCATCGGCTGATCCCACATATGTTATGACTCATATTAACCACAGTTTTCCTCAACACCGCCAGTATATTTGTGCTGGTGCATGGATACTAATGCATGGACATCCAGAGAATATAACTGCACAAACCTTGTAAGACTCGACCTTTTATTCCTGAAGTTATTGGAAGCTTTTGTGTAGTGATCATCTCATCGACTTCTTTCTCATATGGAGATGTCCCTACTAAAACATATCTCTCTCGTGTGACGACGTTCCTGCTAATAATTGGATACAGGGACGTGTCTTGAGGGAGTTTTCTCCTGAAGAGGTGACTACAAATATTTATACAATGGTAGATGTTTTGCTTCATCATATTCAATTGGAACTACAGCGTGGACATCCCTTGCAGGTTTTGTCATACTCCTTTCTTATTGACTCTCTGGACCTATCAAGTTTTCACGGAGTATTAATCCTCCTTGCGTTGCTTTTTTCTAATGTCTTCCTCTTTTCACTCCTCAGGATCTTATGCTAAAAGCATGTGGAAACCTTTCAGTTTTCATCTGGACCCATGAGCTTCTTCCTCCAGATATCCTGCTACTTGCACTTATTGACCGCGATGATAATCCACATGCTTTATGCATTGTAgtatgtgtgagcacgtgatttttgccctatatgtattactccaacaaattcaaaataaataatttctttcagtgtttgcaattttgttggatttcgtggcattttctgttaatcatttgcatttgtctgtgcacgtttattttatttaattcatgaaaaatacaaaaaatatgttgcatctgcatttagaatttaattttatatttttagattaattagcaaattagtttgtttttataacaaatgaaaatcacaaaaataatttattttgcatttttacttttaaattttgaattgtataatttttctttaaatttaggatttaattagttattgtaaataccatgatgagtgattaatctaatttggtaggttaatttattttaaaattattattaattaatttgagatttattttaattttgggaaagaaaggaattttgaaattgaaaatgagaagaaagaaatgaaagaaatccaaCTCTGGGCTAAAACCCATCTAATTCCCCAAGCCCAAACAAAGAACCCATCCAAACCATGCCCATACCCGGCCCACAGCCCTTCTGTCCCTAAGACTCAAGAAACGACGTAGTACAGGcgtgaaactacgtcgtttcgagttCATTAAACCTTAACAAATCATGGTCGTTCGTCTCGTTGCATCCAACGGCCCAGAGCATTTCATCATTTTCGTTTAAAATTGTCCTAAAACCTATAGAGACAGTTCAGTTCGAATAGGCCCCCCCTCTCCGTTTAcctctctcatctctctcacaAAAACCCTACCCACCACCCCTAATCCCACCGCCTTAACCTGGCGGCGCCCCCACCTTTCCCCACCAAATCAACACCCTAGTGCCTCCTTGACCTCCTCTTCCCAAGTTTGTGACCAGCTCCCCTCGAATCTGTTTGGAACTCGTCGAATGTTGAATCTGAAGCCCGATCTTTTAAAGACAAACCCAAACCCGTACATGCAGAGTTGTTCTTTGATAAAAAAATAAGTACTGGACGTCATGTAAGAGTCCCAAGCCCCAGGTTCGAGTTTCAGTTGGTGAGTCCGTCCTTCATTTCTTGGTCCACCTCTCCTCCCTTTTCTGGTCGATTCAATTAAACTCTGTTAATTGTGATATTTGAGAGTTGGTTGTGTTCTTGTGCTCTCAGTTAAGTTTTGTTTTCCCAAATTGATTTCTTTAACTGCTTTTGATACATTAAGCACGACTTTGTTAGTATCTTTGTTTAATTATTCCAAACTCGCTTAGGGTTGATTTTGCTGTGTCAAACTTGTTATTAATGATCTTGTTACTTTTAATTCATAATTGTCAAGGTAATAGTCAGCGCAGAGTCAAATTGTTTACTTGTATTGTTGGGGCCTTTTGGGCCAGAATTTGAGCCCAAGTTTGTTTGGATAGCAAGGTAATTAACAGGGTTTAAAAGGGTAAATTGGGAAATCTAGGTAAAGAATCTCTCTATAACTGAAATAGGAAGCTTCCCAGAAGCTGTCATTAGGACTTAACCGAAAATTTCATAGTTGCCTAGGGATATCTAAGCTATATTGCAAATGTAAAAAGGGTCTAATTGCAAAATTTGAATTCTTTGAGGCTGCCCTAatgtcttgcctataaaggcatcaagaCTTGCTATTCAAGTTAGATTTCAGAGAAAGATACCCCTTGAGAAAAGCTAAAAGGGCGGAATACTTTTAGGTGTTGAAGTCCCTGCATTTCATTGTTAAAAAACCCATTAAATTTCTGCAGAATACTTAAAAATTTGCTCTAGCTGCATTTTTGGTTAAAAAAAATGGCTTGAGCTTTTGGTTTAGAGTTGATTTTGGACTTCCTTTACTGGTCCATTGAAAAAGATTTTTGGTTGATTGTGGAAGATTTACTATTTCATTGGTGTTGTTGGTTCTGGGCTGACTGTTATTGCTTGTTGCCGATCTCTCAATCTCTTATTTCTTTTGCTTCCCAGGTACCTCCTTAGCCCATGAATAATGAGTGATTGTTGAACATGTGAATCGGGTGGAATACTGATTGAACGCAGACTGCATTTGAACTTAACTTCCCCTGTTCCTCCTACTGCTTTAATCTTATGTAGTAGATatgtagttttagatgttatctaAGCTATCACTTGCACATTTAATGTTGTGTATGTATGATTAATTGGACAACgtgtgccatgggatcactgtAATAGATTGTCAATTATACCATAATCGATAGTGTAATAGTATGTCTTTTCACCTGCGGAATTGTTCTTTTAAAATCAGTTTGTGATTGATTGTTGAACTTACATAAGTTAGTTTGTTCTAGTTGTGCTTTCCCATAGTATCCTGTTAGTATGAGGTTTTGGTACCTTTAATTGAGAATTTCAAATTCAGTTTATTGTTTTGTTTAACTGCAGCAGGCTGTTAAATCATGATGGTCTTGGATATTTTTGGTTGACGCCATATTTTCCCTGTCATCAGTTTGGGGTTAGCATGGGAATGCAATAGGCAGTACATCGAGATGGGCCTATTATGCTACATTGTCGTTTCTTTGGCATATTTCTGGGCCCTTCACGTATTGTGTATCTAGTCGGGCCTGGCCTGTTTGAGGCTATAAGGCTTGCTGTTGGCCTTAGTCTTATCAAATAGTCAAGGTATaagtttttaatatcaacccACTAAGTATTAAGCTCATTGAACCTTAGCTTCAGAATAAAAGATGCGAACCTCTTTAGGTCTTCTAGTTAATTAGATCAGCCTTCTTTTCGAATCTAGAATTAAGGCGTGCCAATCCAAATAAAAATCTCAAATGcttggccctcgtttaattatttttccttaaaatacttagaattcgaggggcgccatttagcgaattttccatggccctcgcaaagctgcaaatgtgttagttgctttaggcgcatattttaataatattaccttcctaaacccgggtgtgcatttcatgtgacccaaatcaaatcttaaaacgttgaataaaatatgtttaggattgcgggtgcatttcatgtggcgcgattcgaagacgtgttttaaacgacgttcaatcttcttttaaaattgattaaaagcggttaaaggttTAAAATGGCATCATAGGTTAAAAAGTgtttctaaaatcagataattaagccagatataacaattaagcgaccgtgctggaaccacggaactcgggaatgcctaacaccttctcccgggttaacagaattccttactcggatttctggtgcgcggactgttaaatagagtcaatcgtttcctcgattcgggatttgaaccgatgacttgggacaccataaattatcctaagtggcgactctgaatctttaaataaataaatcccgtttcgattgtcctttaattggaaaaactccctttatacccTCTTCCgagggtgtagtaaaaaaggaggtgtgacagctctcacgactctgctggggaccgaacccagaatctccggtccagggttcaagaattcgagcttagaataattgttatagttggtttTATCCATTATTTGCTtgtgttacatgatttgggcctaatgtactaattgattgcttttaccgctttgatattccgtgaactgtatataaactgttgcgaaatccctcttctctctgagtcttctaaatcatgaagaagtgtgcacttcatgtgacttcttttctattagagtcatataccaaatttagaacgaggttcagacaagttgcaaagtcggtgaagcttctgtattcccggtacgctgccccccccccccggctcgagttgtccgctcggtaagccaggtctagaacaataaacccaggttttgaacctagtataacaagacctcatgccggatccctagtaggaacgtttgcttgcatcacgtgcatttgactttggggattcAACACAgtggttgggtccgtctaggacaggtgcacccgaaacaaaagaccatcctgatgcatcctacttgctacttgtgcatttatttgctttggacttgcatgctgaccggcttatgaatattggggaaaagttgaggaaagagaaatagcagtatgagggttgaagagagttaatcgcctcttctaaaaaaccaatgtccaaatagtgtcgaaaccctaccgaatttttgagaaaacaaaacaaaaaaaaggaaaaaaaggttgGTGTTTTCAAAattagttttatttgccaatgaaatgaaaaaaaacagtCTTGTGTtcaaatagtttgttttatttgtccgaactacgctagtttgattctcacagggtgtgagatatgtaggcaacccccatcgggtccaacttcctttttgcgaaagtagccaaaagaacaaaaaatttactttaatttgaaaataattagggtgatgccattcttgtcagaaatagtcgaatgtccctaaaagggcgccgaaaggctgtttttgcaagaacagccactttTGTCACTTTTCAaagttttggctggttagctgacacaaccttaaaatcttcgtttttgaagtactgaaaggccgtgttggcaaggccggatgttttgtggaaattttgaaaaatggtcatttctcttaagtcaaaacgtggcatggttttcttttaattaaaatcaccttaataaatgtgcaggatgagcacaaatcaaaatgaacctttctcagtccgtgaagagatccctttgtagctacatatgtggtggcatgatttggagGGTGACAAtaggaaagttgtgacaaaatcattgggcggtcttattgggcttttgaaggtcaagcccagaaaagacgtgattgaggccttgataccgttttgggacccagcacacaatgtgttccactttgcggattCGAATTAACTCCTACGCTAGAAGAGATAGCAAGCTATGCcggtttcgaagggaatctcagaagtcaatacccggtagcaccaaggACGGTGACCCCCCACAaaattttggacttgttaagcattaGTCGGGACATCCAAGATGGAAAtctggccaaaggattttgtaccttctactttctgtatcgaGATTACGGGAATACTCGTGGCTTCGAAATGCCAGATACCGATCTTACTCACGCtggaaatcaagacaagtgggaagctcggagaggattagctttcatagtggcgttcttgggtatcttggtttgcccgagaaaagacgggaacatagagatggggctagtagggatagccaactttatgatgaaaaaggcaaatgggactatagtgccgctgatcttggcagaaatttaccgagctctcacTCTCTGTCGAGAAGGAGCGaaattctttgaagggtgcaatatgctattacaaatatggatggaggaacacctttgccaccatcctagctacttgaattgcggtatgacCGGCATTGAGTGCAttaaaaaacatgaaaagcgagtagagggttatgagtttccgGATGGTACGAAAGCATGGAATGcccatttgagatctttgaccgcaaataagatcgaatggacattcgggtggctctcggtcaaCGAAGCAATCTATATGTCAGCTGAGGTGTGTTTCTtactgttgatgggtcttcggagtatccagccttatgctccacacAGAGTCTTACATCAGTTAGGCcaataccagaccatcccacacaatgaagatttgagtcggcaagtcattgagttagatccaaaagTTGCCTTCCCGGAAGAGAAAGTGcgcggatttggcatcagtgcagattcttaggtcCTAATACTCAAGTATGAGACCTATCCaaaggcgaggtggagcctagttatactgcctggtatggtaaaagatcccgagcgCAACATGAACCTGACAGGCCCGCAAAGaggccccatgtccaacaatttactgacggagcacaagtgcaatgtgactggctgaccaaagaaaacgagtacagggctaccataagcaaattggaaaagcaagtcagagaacttcaattcgagaatagcttgcaagtcgcggcggatgaaggagaaaagaaaaagctagccaaagaaaatgaggtctttcgagctcaaattcaaaaaatgaaagTAGCGGTAGAAAATCCAGCCCGAAGCAACAGAGAcgaaaaactcatagctaacctgaggcagaaagtaaatgactatagttttgatttgaacaaagcaaaaagtgaactagccaaggctcgaaagcaattggctaaaaacgcagaggaacgagtacgcctggttaagcaattgagagaacgatacgacgatgaggtcgtagggttaaagaaaagggtcatcgccacggaaaacaaaatgatcaaacaggcaaaagacttcaaagttgaaagggaacattatTATATagcattggcgcaattagaaataaATTTGCAATAACTTCGGGAGCAAAATCATacggctgagcaaactttggaagtcagggcccaacagattgggcatttgttacaagaaaaaggcgtcataagagagagaattagaaacattactgactacatcgttatgaagtgccagatctgtgaggatatgacccgcactaccttcttcgtagcagtaatgacatttgttaaacagataatgagcgacttggatcgacttcaaagggagcttgcatataggcccgcgggcaccaggagcattgatttATTCATGATTTTTTCGCTTGAGTTTGCATTTCCCCTTTGTTAGCgtctgtcagtcatgttgagtttgtatCTTCTTTCTGCTAGAGTCTGGCaagttgttttcgagtctgtattttcttctgttggaGTATGATGTctattttcggagtctgtatttcatctttgcatcgaaatctgttagtcttttggaatttattaattttgagtttgtaatggaagcatttgttgttttttatttaattttatgaaaactgaaaatcccaaaaatgttttatttcgcacttatctacaagaactacgcttggtctgattcatgcggggtcatgatacgtaggcaatctccataggattcgaccgtaacaaaataaacaaataaaaaaaaagagagaagagggagaaaataagaggaaaaacaaaagagtaaagaaaaggaaagagcggGAAAAgcgaaagagaaaagagagaaaataagaaatcaagagagaataaaaacaaagagagaacagaggaAAAAATGAagtgaaaggaaagaaaagaaagaaagaaaaggggaagtttgcaatcgaaagaaagaaaaggccgggatgacgcatgcaaccgatcaaatacataatggAGACGATTagctgcttaggtgcattcatgcccaatgtgcggtttcTAATCTGTTAAGCTTAACCGCTAACAAtattgttgtttgatgtattgagtccaggcaggtggttagttgatcggcattctggaaactcactcctacaacacccgatcgaaagacaggctgaatatggccaaccaggaactaGAAACAAgcattgtcgacccatcgaaagaggcGGAAGAAATAGACGTTAATGCgttgagggaagaaatgtataagctgaagcagcagatggctgaaatgtaccaagcctgggcgaaagggcatccaccaccagcttatcccgccaaccctgcttatatcccaccatcagcccaacctccggagcctcccactgtgaactcatctccagcctttcccctctaccaacaatgtcatggcgccacttcccatacttctcaagctccaccacccaaacaagtcccataccctcccccaccaattacacctgtttttgtggcacctccacctgctacattacaccgatcttctagtgaacccctgttccaaactcacgacaaccagtactatccccctgaacccaccttcaaagtttcagaaccatatccttacacccctcatcttgatatccttgcagagaccgagaaaccgcccaaaaatcccgagcatgaagaaatgatcagaaagttcaaaagcttagagcaatcgttccgagatatgagggggttgggaggtcaagtgagtgtggcctataaggatttatgtctgttctcagatgttcagttgccagcagggttcaaaatgcccaagtttgatctatacgatgggcatggtgacccagtggcacacttaagaggattttgtagcaaaatgagaggagaaggtggaagagatgaattgctgatgacatatttcagccaaagtttaagtggataGGCCTTGGAAtagtacaccagacaagatcacaacaggtggtacacatgggacgacttggcccaagccttcgcctgctattttcagtacaacctcgaaataaTTTCAGATTGTCTGTCGTtgacaaagcttgagaagaaacccggtgagagcttcagggaatatggattccgttggagagagcaagaagcgagggttgaccctccgatgaaagaaagcgagatggttgattatttcttgcacgccttggaacccacttattttggtcacttggtgtcagcagtaggtaagtcctttaatgaagtcgtgaaaatgggaggcatggttgaagagggactcaagtccaacaagatcatgagttattcagcaatcaaggtgACCACTCAGGCTATTCAAAACGGTACTaggggtgtgctcgggaagaagaaggaggaggacgttgcgacaattgagtcaggagcttgggttggatccaggaaccttccccgttactacaaccagccgcgaccctatctccaaacttacccccacactccatataacccaccacaacactattacccaccgccagatccccatttttctatcCATCATGCATAAACCTATACCCAGCCGCCTGGTCACTCATAATGGCGTGCGCCAGTTCCACAAaacccataccaagctccacaaaataactacccacccccaaaagcccacagaaatcctcttggaaCGGGTTTTCGACCtaaccaagcctttaagaatgagaggttgtagaagcaaaagactttcactacATTGGAAGAATCGTATACTAGCCTATTCCACAGActaagacagttgggtatgttgaattcgatcgaggctaaattgccgaatccccctcccagaaatcttgaccgctcggtgagttgtgagtattgttcaggggccccgggacatgacatagagaaatgatggaaattgaaaacagcctTTCAAGAACTCACtgacaccaatcggattgaggtccaagctccagaggtgcccaatatcaatcagaatcccttgccagcccatcatgaaacaaatatgattgagatagtgcataagggaggggagcctaagaagccttcgcaaaccgtcatgatgattcgggctagtgaagccagaccatttgaaaagtcaacaagtgagaagtctgtgatcaagttgaacagggAAAATactgaaccatctgtggaggtcaagaaggggtcctcaagtgacgttgcagaaaaacatgaaagagcaaaagtggttgtgccaggagtgatgaacaagcctgtggtaattgtgaagggcgcccccacagatcctgtcattatcaaactggtaactcaattaccaatgGGCAACatcaaggcagtcccatggaattatgaacgagtgaccgtgacttacaaagggaaagaaattaaagaagaagtgtgtgagacccatggtttgactcgatcggggagatgctttgcccctgaagagttgagaaaagctaagacctcaaaagataatctagtgttggtgaagaaagcggtgactgaggaagaagcataggaatttctgagaaagatgaaagtgcaagactattccattgtggagcagttgaggaagacaccagctcagatctcgctcttgtcattattgatccattcagacgagcaccgtcgtgctttgatgaagatcttgaacgaggcccacgttcctgacaaaatatcagtaaaccacttggaaaagatagctaacaagatatttgaggtaaaccgagtcacttcttccgatgatgagttgcccatggagggtaccgagcacaatagagccctctatctgacggtgaaatgcgaagattccgtggttactcaggtactggttgacaacgggtctagcGCAAACATCTGTTCTCTCTCCACATTGAAAAATATACAAgttgaggatgaaagaattcacaagaacagtatttacGTTTGGGGATGCGACGGTGGGGgtaaagattcagtcggggacatagtgcttgagctcacaatagggccagttgaatttactatggaattccaagtgctcgatgtggctgttttatacaatctgctgttgggatGATCCTGGATCCATgcggccaaagcagtcccgtctactatgcatcaaatggtcaaatttgaatgggatcgacaggaaattgttgtacacggcgaagataatttgtgtgtgcccaatggtgccattgttccattcatagaggttgacgatgacaagggaccatgggtttatcaggttttcgacacagtattgatagagaaaattccgaaa
This region includes:
- the LOC104217973 gene encoding mediator of RNA polymerase II transcription subunit 23-like isoform X1 translates to MNLILSLRDFFSVKRERKGPTEFTETLNRITIVTLAIIIKTCGIGEFDQLLYLQTMLEQILATSQHTWSEKTLRYFPSILRDALSGRMDKRGLAIHAWQQAETTVINQCTQLLSPSADPTYVMTHINHSFPQHRQYICAGAWILMHGHPENITAQTLDVS